From one Malus sylvestris chromosome 1, drMalSylv7.2, whole genome shotgun sequence genomic stretch:
- the LOC126632675 gene encoding uncharacterized protein LOC126632675 codes for MKMNSERNRAKARASPVSGALCGPSTVISEQGSLYLHRHPDAVLNEQGGHRNFFSNDSTQSCLGAYAPINFTRDTQKKYFDSIGRGRVKKLGQKGRVQESRMRLGTWNIGTLTGKSMEVVEVMVRRRINIMCLQETKWVGLKAKDLENSGFKLWYSGTNRTKNGVGIIVDKILTQDVVDVKRVGDRIMAIKIVIGQELINVISAYAPQVGLDMSSKEKFWEDLGDLVQGIAQTEKLFIGGDLNGHVGRETGNYGGFHGGHGFGERNEDGEAILDFAMAYDLFLANTFFKKREEHVITYKSGSSKTQIDFLLMRKGDRITCKDCKVIPGESVANQHRLLVMDVHIKRVRKKNKTWKCPRTRWWNLKEEKQVIFKEKAITQCVWDREGEASQM; via the coding sequence atgaaaatgaattcagaacgaaatcgcgctaaagctagggcgtcacccgtaagtggcgcgttgtgtggcccgagcacagtgataagtgagcaagggtcgctgtatctccataggcacccggatgcagtgttaaatgagcaagggggccatagaaacttcttttcgaacgactccactcaaagttgtttgggagcatatgcacctatcaactttacacgggacacacaaaagaagtactttgattccattggacgggggagggtgaagaagctaggacagaagggtagagttcaggagagtagaatgcgtttaggaacgtggaatataggaaccttaacgggaaaatctatggaagtagtggaagttatggtgaggagaaggataaatattatgtgcttacaagaaactaagtgggttggtcttaaggcaaaggatctagaaaactcagggtttaaactttggtactcgggcacaaatagaacgaaaaacggtgttggcatcatcgtggacaagatcttgacacaagatgttgtagatgtcaagagggtaggagatagaatcatggcaatcaagattgtaataggacaagaacttatcaatgtgattagtgcgtacgcacctcaagtagggttggatatgagttcgaaggagaaattttgggaagaccttggagacttggtgcaaggaattgctcagacggagaagttatttataggaggagatttaaatggacacgtgggcagggagacaggcaactatggaggttttcatggtggccatggttttggggagagaaacgaggatggggaagctatcttggattttgcaatggcatatgatctcttcttagccaacaccttctttaagaagagagaagaacatgtgatcacctacaagagtgggtcgtcaaaaacacaaatagattttcttctaatgaggaaaggggatcgtataacttgtaaggattgcaaagttataccaggagagagcgtggctaatcaacatcgcttgttggtgatggatgtacatatcaaaagagtgagaaaaaagaacaagacttggaagtgcccaaggactagatggtggaatctaaaagaagaaaaacaagtcattttcaaagagaaagcaatcacccagtgtgtgtgggatagagagggggaagctagccaaatgtga